CAGGGAACATCACATGTGATCAGGTTTCGTCTGGAAGCCGGCGTCGAGTCTTTTCAGGATCTGGTCTTTGGATGGAATCGTCACGAAGTGGCTCAGGTCAGGTTTCTGGTGATAGCACAGTTTTGAATATGCAGCATCTAAATGTGTATTGTCTCTTTAATTTAGTGGCAGTCACACTTACTGATGTAGGGTTAGCGTCTCCCATCAGGTTAGTAGAAAAGACTATTGATTCCCTAGTTTCTCAGATAACTGCAAGTGCTTTAAATGAATTTTTGCCTTTCACAATTactcatttaattttattttgatattgcAATCATGGCTTTTTCTGTTCTAGAAAAAGATGAAACTCAAAAAATGCGTCCGCTaaccctctgtcctctgtcgcAGGTGGAGGGGGACCCTGTGGTGATGAAAGCAGACGGTTTCCCCACCTATCACCTGGCGAACATAGTAGATGatcatcacatgaaaatcagcCACGTTCTGCGAGGCTCCGAGTGGCTCATCTCCACCTCCAAACATCTCCTCATGTACCGAGCTCTTGGATGGAAACCTCCCACCTTTGGACATCTGCCGCTGCTGATGAACAAAGACGGTAGCAAACTGTCCAAGAGGCAGGGGGACATATTCATCCAGAGCTTCCAGAGGGACGGGGTCCTGCCAGAAGCTCTGCTGGATATCACCACCAACTGTGGCTCAGGATTCAACAGTGAGTGACGAGGAAGTTATCAGAGAGGGAAAGTTAAAAcatagataatatatatatagttgctTAAACTGCATTCAAGGTTTCACCTGGAGATCTTCTGAAATCAGCTCTGCACGTTTTGCTGTCATCAGATTTGCGTGCATTTAAAGTTGTCATATTTCCTTTCAGCCAATCAAATGGGGAGGAGGATAGACGAGCTGATCTCCCAGTTTAATCCCTCAAAGATCACAACTCATTCTGCTTTGTTAGACCTGGAAAATCTACCAGAGTTCAACAGGCAAGTCAGAAACCGTCTGTCCCTCAATGTACTCTTGTCTGTTTTAAATCTATATATCTGTCTAATGCCTTTTAAGATGGTTTTTCTGTGACAGATGAGTTTTAATTCACATCAGCGATGTCTCCAATTGCGACAGAATCCACTTGCAGCAGCGTATTGAAGACGAGGATCAGTGCGTGTTGCTGATAAAAGATCTGCAGCGGCAAGTCCGGGAGGCGCACAGGGCAGAGATCCAGGAGGAGGAAGTCCTGCATGAGGATTATATCAGGCGGGTGCTGCATCTCCGTAAGGTAACCTGAAGAGGAATGACTTCAAATCCTCTGCTCATAAAAGTTTTTAGTGACATATAAAAGTCAGCAAGttgttgctctggacattttataTGTTGTtgttaataaatgtttatttcaaataGTCTGAATTTGCAGAACATCTTCTGTGTTTCCCTCCAAAGATTTAGATTtaatcttttcctctttctggtGATCAGATGTGGTCACATATTTTCTGTCCTCAGTACTGTCCCCtcgtccgtctgtctgtcctgtAATACTGAAActattctctccctcctctgcaggGTCACATAACCTCCCTGAAGGAGCTTGTAAGTCCTAATTATTCCTACCTGTGGGTTCGTCCTTCCTTCACCAGCCAGCAGGTCGCAGCACTCACAGCAGAAGCTCCGCACATCGCCTTGTTAATGCTGAAGTACGCGCCATCATCAGCTCATGACCGTGCTTCACTATTCTTCTGTAACGACAGTGTTTGAGCTGGATTGTGAACGTTGACTTGTGTCTGTGCTTTCAGATTAATAGAAGAGCGAGGGCAGCAGCTGACTCTGGATCAGCTCAGCACAGATCTGAAGCGTTTGTCCAAACAGACCAAAGCCACAAAGTACAGAGAAGTGATGAAGCTGCTACGTCTGGCTCTCAGCGGACTGCAGGTACCTGAGGAATCATTCTCATACTGATAGTAATTAAGATTTTTGGTGACATCTGGTTTAGGTTTTTTTAGacgtttctcttttttttcatgggatttgtctttcatataaataaatggACTGTCTAATCTAAAAGTGACCAAAAGTGAAATCACACCACAAAAAAAGTTTCCGCctctgtgtctcactgagaTTTACTAACGTTCTCctgaacaaacaaaccaaagcaagattaccatgtttgtttttctcacgTTTGCTTAGTTCTCGTTTAtctgacttaaaggtacagtgtgtagaatttagtgacatctagaggtgaagatGCACGTTGCAGCTGGAatccttcacctcaccctccccttcccaacatgaaagataacctgtggtgaacttcagttgtcataaaaacttaaaaaagttttagtttgtccagtctggactaatgtaaaaaaacatggctgcctcaaCAGaaaggacccccccccccccccccccatgtaaatataaagtttttaaatataaagatccATTCCACCgtgaagaaaaccacaattaATAACTTAGATgaaactaaatcttacacacctgCACTTTTTGATTCGTGTCAGAGGAACTAATAACATCCTCTCATTATTTTTACAGCTCACTTGGAAactttcatttctgcttttcatttgaatttttcaAACTCAACcaactgacttttttttttcttttgcaagtTTCTGCTGGACTTTTAAAATTACACATGTCCCATTTTATGTGCACCCATGACCTGAGAAGTTTAATCTCTACCTCTAATCTCTTATCTATCTTTAAAATGTTAGTAACGACTCCAGTGCCTCGGTCACCACAGTAACTCTGCAGCACTGTGGAAAGAGGAAGTAGTTTGTGATTGCGTTTCATAGACGTTACAGTCTGTTGCGTCGCGGCCTGTCGTGGCGAGCGTTACTTCACTGACCCCCGATCTCCGGTTCCCCTCTGTCCTGCAGCAAGGTCCCAGCGTGGCGGAGATGATGGTGTCTTTGGGGCCTGCGGAGATCAGCCATCGCTTCcagaaactgctgctgctttcagagaCGAGTTAAAAGGCTGCACAGCTGTCACCTCACGGCCCGACGTGAACCAGATGACAAGAACTTCTGTTTAAACCTCACACTGATTCCACCAAAGCCCCATTCAGAATGAACTGCACCCAGCTGGAatcagtgggaaaaaaatacttgaattattataaatattttataaaagaGTTGAAAACTGATATTAAACActcagtctgtttgttttcttggcTGCTGGGAAACTTCTAACAGGTCCAGGTGACACCAGTCACTCTGGGATGGGAAGTACCTCGGTGTTTTTGTATGCAAATCATCTTGCGGTGTAATATTCTTAACGGACTCCAGTTTACAGATGTATTGACTCATTTTCTTGTCGTGAGGCAGGTCAATACTTGTCTTTGCGAATCGTCTGCTGATGGTATTCATAGGATTTTCGTCGGACTCTTCAAACCTTGTGGTTTTCCTGAAACCACGGTCCTCCCCTCACGGAAGCAAGTACACAACAAGAATATAGCCACAATTTAGAGACGCAAAATTACTACAAAGAAATCCATACAACAAGATGCAGAACAAGATACACAAAACTACCTCAGTTAGACACAAGACGAccagagacacaaaaaaacgTGACACAAACTGGCagtaaagacacaaaacatccaGAAGGACGTGAACACggagaaaaacagaatgatCCTGAAGAGTCTAATAATTACCACGAGACACAAAACCACCAAGTAGAAACAAAATGATAATGGAGAGAGATGCAAAGCTGCACTAAAGACACACAAGAAACAAAATGAtcataaaaagagagagagagagatgcaaagACGGCTTAATCAAACATTTCCATGAGGAGAGATGCAAAGCGGCCTCAAAGAGACaagaaacaaccacaaagaagCACGatgactgtggagagagaggcaaagctgcagtacagacacacacaagaaacaaaacgacagacagagagagagtagaTGCAGAGTGGCTGTTGGGGGTTGTGTTGATGTATATCAgaggtcaccaacctttttgaaactgagagctacttcattGTTACTGAGTCATAGGAAGGGCTAcctattaatctcagcaattgttttaacttttctttaTCACTTCTACGACGCTTCATACGAAAAGTGAAGCCACCGACCAACCCtgttaacaaatcatagtcaacagtcaacttcaatatgagaatagaatttgacagtataaaaaaataaataattgaatgtaattagaaacgcatatcaaCTTTTAGAAGgagctcactggtgagttgaTATTGATATTGTAGATgtagtgtgtctgtgggtgttgGGGGTTGTgttgatatatatattgtaGTATTAGTGTGTCTGTGGATGTTGGGGGTTGTgttgatatatatattgtaGATGTAGTGTGTCTGTGGCTGTTGGGGGTTGTGTTGTTATATATATTGTGGATGTAGTGTGTCTGTGGCTGTTGGGGGTTGTGTTGTTATATATATTGTAGATGTAGTGTGTCTGTGGCTGTTGGGGGTTGTGTTGTTATATATATTGTGGATGTAGTGTGTCTGTGACTGTTGGGGGTTGTGTTGTTATATATATTGTAGTATTAGTGTGTCTGTGGATGTTGGGGGTTGTgttgatatatatattgtgGATGTAGTGTGTCTGTGACTGTTGGGGGTTGTGTTGTCGTGTCAGGAGTGTGACGGGGCGTGAGTGTCACATGTCTCCGCAGTGACAGCGGCAGTTTGACACCTCCGCTTCCCGGAGAGACGCAGTGTGAGCGGCGGAGCAGCTCGGGACGGGACGGTGATGGCGACCGGAGCCGGATCAGAAACTTTGGACTCTTTTCTCAGTGAGTGAAACTGGAACCTGAGAAAAGTTCACGTGTTGTTTATGATGATTTTTAACCTTTTAGCGACACGTGATCATCCGGACGTCCACCGGTCAGAGTGACGTTATAACGAGGAGCTTCACGTTGTCTTTGACGACTTTATCACGCACGTGCggataaagttttaaaaaatcattttcacttGATGCAAAAAAGTTTAAACTGGAACAGGaagtttgcttcttttttttttttttacccgcGCGCGTGCCCGAGCCGTGTGCTGCGTCTGCGCTCCTGCAGGGCGCGTTCACGATGGCAGatatatttcaaaaatgatGAATCGAAGAAGTTTGTACTTTTTTAACTTGAGTAGAAAAACACGATGTATCTCTCAAAATACACAGTTGACCCAtttgccatgtttgtttttactttgtctttAATCTCACTCGAGGTTCTGTTTGGTTCTGTCCGATCTTGAGTTTGACACGAGATTCTTTTGTGGACCTGTTTGTTCCAGACCAGGCCACAGACCAGGAAAACCAGGGGGACAGGTGGG
This is a stretch of genomic DNA from Paralichthys olivaceus isolate ysfri-2021 chromosome 8, ASM2471397v2, whole genome shotgun sequence. It encodes these proteins:
- the ears2 gene encoding nondiscriminating glutamyl-tRNA synthetase EARS2, mitochondrial, which encodes MSVLLRRSCRWCHLSRTEVVGLSQVDAPGRRCCSSVQVQGEVRVRFAPSPTGFLHLGGLRTALYNYIFAKKYAGAFILRLEDTDQSRLVLGAAESIEDMLEWAGVPPDESPRRGGPLGPYLQSHRLDLYSQTAQQLVRSGHAYYCFCSPQRLELLRKEALRSGQTPRYDNRCRHLRADQVQEKLDQGTSHVIRFRLEAGVESFQDLVFGWNRHEVAQVEGDPVVMKADGFPTYHLANIVDDHHMKISHVLRGSEWLISTSKHLLMYRALGWKPPTFGHLPLLMNKDGSKLSKRQGDIFIQSFQRDGVLPEALLDITTNCGSGFNTNQMGRRIDELISQFNPSKITTHSALLDLENLPEFNRIHLQQRIEDEDQCVLLIKDLQRQVREAHRAEIQEEEVLHEDYIRRVLHLRKGHITSLKELVSPNYSYLWVRPSFTSQQVAALTAEAPHIALLMLKLIEERGQQLTLDQLSTDLKRLSKQTKATKYREVMKLLRLALSGLQQGPSVAEMMVSLGPAEISHRFQKLLLLSETS